One Azospirillum brasilense DNA segment encodes these proteins:
- a CDS encoding branched-chain amino acid ABC transporter permease, which yields MDLLIQLALNGLFNGAHFALLAMGFALIFGTTGVVHFAYGPVYAVGAYAIWALAALVGLPFWAAVLVGVAFTAALGVGCYLFIYRPFEISGSPPFVVLVASLGLFIVMKNLIGIVFGTGVKTVDSVAYNVHFVGNAFFTTVQVGQVAAALLVGCGIALFLRASRYGKAIRAMADNREMATVIGIDTTRLSILVFALGSAVSAVAGALVLLRDGLNPNMGFGAVFVAFVAVIVGGVGSLRGAVIAAFLLAFVQSLGMWQIPTEWQNTIVFVVLFGFLLARPSGIVRRA from the coding sequence ATGGATCTGCTCATCCAACTGGCCCTGAACGGTCTGTTCAACGGCGCGCATTTCGCCCTGCTGGCGATGGGTTTCGCGTTGATCTTCGGGACGACCGGCGTCGTGCATTTCGCCTACGGGCCGGTCTATGCGGTCGGCGCCTACGCCATCTGGGCGCTGGCGGCGCTGGTCGGGCTGCCCTTCTGGGCGGCGGTGCTGGTGGGCGTCGCCTTCACCGCGGCGCTCGGCGTCGGCTGCTACCTGTTCATCTACCGCCCGTTCGAGATCAGCGGCAGCCCGCCCTTTGTCGTTCTGGTCGCCTCGCTCGGTCTGTTCATCGTCATGAAGAACCTGATCGGCATCGTCTTCGGCACCGGCGTCAAGACGGTGGACAGCGTCGCCTACAACGTGCATTTCGTCGGCAACGCCTTCTTCACCACGGTGCAGGTGGGACAGGTGGCGGCGGCGCTGCTGGTCGGTTGCGGCATCGCGCTGTTCCTGCGGGCCAGCCGCTACGGCAAGGCCATCCGCGCCATGGCCGACAACCGCGAGATGGCCACGGTCATCGGCATCGACACCACGCGGCTGTCCATCCTGGTCTTCGCGCTGGGCTCGGCGGTGTCGGCAGTGGCCGGGGCGCTGGTCCTGCTGCGCGACGGGCTGAACCCCAACATGGGCTTCGGCGCGGTGTTCGTCGCCTTCGTCGCGGTGATCGTCGGCGGGGTGGGATCGCTGCGCGGGGCGGTCATCGCCGCTTTCCTGCTGGCCTTCGTGCAGAGTCTGGGCATGTGGCAGATCCCCACCGAGTGGCAGAACACCATCGTCTTCGTGGTGCTGTTCGGGTTCCTGCTCGCCCGCCCCTCCGGCATCGTCCGCCGGGCGTGA
- a CDS encoding ABC transporter substrate-binding protein: MSKRTLFAALVLTSALTGGAALAADPAVYKIGGIFAMTGASPHYGKVMSAGAQLAVDEINAQGGIDGVKLQLVIEDHKSGSAQAAVAGMNRLIDVEGVKAVLPSFSTVTLATMPIGDQKKVMMINGGGVSAQTVGTSPYMFNIRSMASDLAAGIAHRAAEQGAKKLAQIAIKSEFGDATIAATTKAWEGMGLKMVAAEQFQADAANIDTQVAKLRASQPDAIANWPTTPQAGLAVKRMRELGMKQPVYCMEWTAEDTKVAGKHAEGVEVVTDYFAATDENPWSKRFADAYKAKFGEMPDFYAANYYEGVYVIAELIRRAKAKGGDYYSGERLVQALWENPTFDSVYGKTLTFRKNGVAQKPVAVFRLENGEQKFVKFTSGE; encoded by the coding sequence ATGTCGAAACGCACCCTGTTCGCCGCGCTCGTGCTGACCAGCGCGCTCACCGGCGGCGCCGCCCTGGCCGCCGATCCGGCGGTCTACAAGATCGGCGGCATCTTCGCGATGACCGGCGCCTCGCCCCATTACGGCAAGGTGATGAGCGCCGGGGCGCAGCTCGCGGTGGACGAGATCAACGCCCAGGGGGGCATCGACGGCGTCAAGCTGCAGCTGGTCATCGAGGACCACAAGAGCGGCAGCGCCCAGGCCGCGGTCGCCGGCATGAACCGGCTGATCGACGTCGAGGGGGTGAAGGCGGTGCTGCCCTCCTTCTCCACGGTGACGCTGGCCACCATGCCCATCGGCGACCAGAAGAAGGTGATGATGATCAACGGCGGCGGGGTCAGCGCCCAGACGGTCGGCACCTCTCCCTACATGTTCAACATCCGCTCCATGGCGTCGGATCTGGCTGCCGGCATCGCCCATCGCGCGGCGGAGCAGGGGGCCAAGAAGCTCGCCCAGATCGCCATCAAGTCGGAGTTCGGCGACGCCACCATCGCCGCCACCACCAAAGCGTGGGAGGGCATGGGGCTGAAGATGGTCGCCGCCGAGCAGTTCCAGGCCGACGCCGCCAACATCGACACCCAGGTCGCCAAGCTGCGCGCCTCCCAGCCCGACGCCATCGCCAACTGGCCGACCACGCCGCAGGCCGGGCTGGCGGTGAAGCGCATGCGCGAACTGGGCATGAAGCAGCCGGTCTACTGCATGGAATGGACCGCCGAGGACACCAAGGTCGCCGGCAAGCACGCCGAGGGGGTGGAGGTCGTCACCGACTACTTCGCCGCCACCGACGAGAATCCCTGGTCCAAGCGCTTCGCCGACGCCTACAAGGCGAAGTTCGGCGAGATGCCGGACTTCTACGCCGCCAACTATTACGAGGGCGTCTACGTCATCGCCGAGCTGATCCGGCGGGCGAAGGCCAAGGGCGGCGATTATTACAGCGGCGAGCGTCTGGTGCAGGCGCTGTGGGAGAATCCGACCTTCGACAGCGTCTACGGCAAGACGCTGACCTTCCGCAAGAACGGCGTGGCGCAGAAGCCGGTGGCGGTGTTCCGCCTGGAGAACGGCGAACAGAAGTTCGTGAAGTTCACCTCAGGCGAATGA